The window GGAACAAGATCCATGGTATTTGCCAGGGTCTTATCTATTAGATGTATTACAGGCATCTGGTATCTCTGTGCGTAATTAAGTGACTTCATTCCGTCGTATATGCATTCCTCCATATCTCCGGATGATATTACCATCTTCGGAAATTCACCATGGCCCGTGTTTAATGCGAATAGCAGATCGGCCTGGCCGTTTCTGGTTGGAAGGCCGGTGGATGGGCCGCCTCTCTGGTAGAACGTGATTACAACAGGTATCTCTGTCATGCCTGCATAACCGATTCCCTCAGCCATTAATGAAAATCCGGGTCCTGATGTAGCTGTTGCGCTTCTTGTTCCCGTAAGTGCCGCTCCGTTCGCCATGTTTATTGCAGATAGTTCATCCTCGCACTGTACCACCACAAGTCCTGCTTTCTTTACTACATCATCTGCATTTTTCAGGAATTTCATCTCTTCATGGCTTTCCAGAAGAGTGCTCTCATCGCTTGCCGGTGTGATGGGATAGTATGTCTGGAATCTAAGGCCACCCATAAGCTTTCCAAGGGCAGTAGCATCATTTCCTGTTAAAAGCATTCTCGGAGTAGCTGGATATGTCGGAAGTGTAGCAACCTTGATAGGTGATGTTTTAACATAGTCATATGCTGCCTTTATAACCTTTATATTGGATTCTATAACCTTGGGTTTCTTTTTGAATGCGAATTTAATTCCATCATCGGCATGATCCTCGTCAAGCCCCAGAAGTGCCAGTGTCGTTCCTGCTCCCAGTGTATTGTAATACCGGTTTGCCGGGCCATCGTGCACATTTTCATTTATAAGCTTATCAAATGGTATGGCTATTACATCGATTCCTGCACTCTTGAAGTAATCCAGAACACCCTTAACATCAAATGTAAGGTTTCTCTCTGCAAGTTCATCCTGGATCCTGGTCATGGTATCTGATGTTATCATCCTTGCATTCTTCAGATTGAATGTGTTGAAAGCCGAATCATATACAACCTTGGATCCCTGTGCCACATCGAACATATGTTCGAAAAGTGTGTCAGGGTCCAAAGCCACCATTATATCCACCGGATATTTCAATGATTTTGGCCTCTCATGCATTATTCTAAAATGTATATAGCTATGTCTTCCCTTAATATTGGAATGGAATTCCCTTATTCCGTAAATATTATAGCCGGCCAGTGAAAACGCCATGCTAATCATATTTGCAGCACTATCTATTCCTCCGCCCTGTGGACCTCCCACAAGTAGATTGATATCAGTTTCCTGCATTGTTACCGTATGATAAGCCTATTTTAATTTAAAAACTTTACCATCGGATTATAAGTATGAAATTTTAAATACATGAATTTTTATGTGCAAAAATCTGTAATACATATGTAAAAATTGAATATTTTATATATATTTTAGCCATTCCATGACAGGATCGTCATCGCCTATGTTTATTTCCGTCTTGCCCAATGCGGATGTTGTTACGAATTTAGTAAAATACGCCACACCATTGCTGATGTATCCGTACATGACATGCTCAACACTTTCTCCATCAGGGAAATGTGCCTCCGCCTCAGGCGTATTGGGAATGAAGTGCAGGTCAAATTCATTGCCATGTACATATAGCCGGTATGATGAATTTTCCACCACATAGTTCTGTAATTTTTCAAGACTTATATTAGGTTTCATAAGATGAAATTAAAGCAAAATATATAAATATAACATATTATAAAATTATTTTCTGAGAAGTGCAGGAATATCATCAGGATAACTGGCAACCTTTATTCCTGCATCCTCGAATGCCTTTATCTTGGATTCTGCTGTTCCTGTCCCCTTTTCTATAATTGCTCCTGCATGCCCCATCTTCTTTCCCGGTGGTGCACTTATTCCCGTGATGTAACCTGTGACAGGTTTTTTGACATGCTCCTTGATATATTTCGCAGCCTTCTCCTCCTCATTTCCACCGATTTCTCCCACAAGCACTATCTGTTTTGTCTGAGGATCATCGTTGAATATTTTAATTATATCAGAAAACGTTGTTCCAACTATGGGGTCTCCTCCCAACCCTATGACGGTGCTTTCACCGAATCCTGCATCTGTGACTGCCTTTACTATTTCATATGTAAGGGTACCACTTCTGGAGGCCACAGCCACATCTCCAACACGGAATATGTTGTTGGGCATTATTCCTATCTTTGCCTGTCCGGGAACTGTTATTCCTGGACTGTTAGGGCCTATCATAAAAACTCCCTTTCTCCTTGCCTCGTGATAAAGTTCCATGGTATCATGGACAGGGACGTGCTCTGTAAGTATATATATAAGTTTTATCCCATTTTCCATTGCCTCCAGGGCAGCATCCCTTACGAATGGGGCAGGGACAGATATCATGGAAGCATCAGGTTTGAGAGGCAGTGTATCTATAACATTGTTGTACACATCCACGCCGTTTACCTTTGTGCCTGCCTTGCCTGGAGAGACCCCAGCTACCACATTTGTACCGAACTTTATCATTTCTCCTGAATGGAAGGTACCCTGGTGCCCTGTCATTCCCTGGACTATTACCCTTGTTTCCTTGCTAATTATAACCATCTTATTCTACCCCCTGTATTTTTGATAATTCCTTCACGGCATCTGTCATGTTGTTGAATGCCTTTATGCCACTTTCCAGCAGTATCTTCTGGCCTTCCTCCTCATGTACGCCGCTGAGCCTGACCACAATCTGCTGTTTTATGTCAAACTTCTTTTTTGATGATACTATTCCGTTGGCAACAGTATCCGCCTTTGTAACCCCGCCGAATATGTTTACAAATATAAGTTTTGGCCTGGCCCTCATAACGAATGAAAATGCATCCTCCACAATTTCTATGTTATCTGTACCACCAAGGTCGAGGAAATTTCTTGGTTTCAATTTATGAAGTGTCAGGGCATCCATGGTTGCCATGGTCAATCCTGCTCCGTTTGCTATTACCCCGATATCCCCATCCATTTCTATGAATGTAAAACTCTTTGTTGCTGCCTCGTTTTCCAGTTCCGTCTTATCCGGATCGGTTATCATATAATCCTTATGCCTGTAAAGTGCATTGTCGTCAATTATCACCTTTGAATCCCCGGCTATAATATTGTTTTCACCATCTATAACCAGTGGGTTAATCTCTGTGAGAAGTGCATCCTCTCCAACAAAGGCTTTGTATAGGGATTCAAGCAGGCTGCTGAACTGTTTCCTGTTTTCAATGGGAAGGTATGATAAGGCCTCCCTGGCTATATAATCTGAATATCCCACCATAGGGTCTATGTATATCTTGTGTATATTTTCTTCAGGAACGCTCTCTATTTCCATTCCACCGTCAGCTGACAGTATTATAACTGGCTGTTTTGTTGCCCTGTCCAGCGTTATGCTGAGATAAAGTTCCTTTTTAATGTTTAGCATCCTCTCTATCAGTAATTTCTTGACAGTAAGATTGTTAATTGTAGAGTTCAAAAGCTGTTCAGAATAGGTCTTAAGATCCTCAGCGTTCTTTGCAAATTTTATTCCTCCAGCCTTTCCGCGCTTTCCTGACAAAATCTGTGACTTGATAGCCACAGGGTATTCAAATTTCTTCAGCTCTCCAACATTTTCTATAACATATCCATCAGGGACAGGAATCCCGTACTTCCTGAATATTTCCTTCCCCATGTATTCATAAAGGTTCATTGCAATCCCTGATATATTAATAAAGCATATTTAATATTATTTTTTAGGGAATAAGTTTTGGATTTGAATTTCCCCTGCGGATTTGTGTATCGGGTAAATAGTAAGTCTCACGGTTTCCAGTTAAAAATTTAAAGCATTGTGGCCAAACTTACTGGCATAATAATTAAATGATCGAAACAATAAAAAATATAAATTAGATTAATTTATTTTACCGAGGTTACCTATGATATTTTTTATTTTTGCCTTTTCAGCATCAGTGAGTTTCTCAAGGTTATCAAGTAAATACTGTGAATAGTTCTCCATCTGGGCTATGATATTATCAAGGTCATTTTTTTTGCCAGATATTTCATCCCATGGAAAGTACGAATCATCCAGCAATTTCTTTCCAGCCTCAGTAGTTTTATAGTATTTCTTGTTATTTTTCTCAGTGAGCTCTAGATAATTTTCACTGTATAATGCTGTTAAAGTGGGATATATTATTCCAGGTGATGGTACCCAGTTTCCCTTTGTTATTTCACCAATCCTGTTAGCTATATCTGCTCCAGTAACTTCATTTTCAGAGGCTATCCCCAGTATCCAGTATTTAAGCCCGAATCCACGCATGCCCTGCATATGATGCATTCCACCATGCATGTATCTACCCTTTGGTCCAAACATGTTAATCACCTAATAGCCACCATGGCATCCATGGTGCTGTTCATGCCTGAAGCGATGTTCTTCATTATGACATCCATAGTGTCCATGCATATGATCATGGGAACCATGATATCTATCCATACCCATGCAACCTCTTCTGGATTCCATGTCTCCATATTCCCTTCCTCTCTGGCAGCCTCTTCTATCTCTCTCACTATATTCATTACTTTCTGAATACCTTCTTCCATACATTTTAATCACCAGATATCCCTTATTGATATCTAATATAGATATCACTTTATGATATTTAAACTTTATTCTTCATCGGATTTATCCAGGGCTATGTTATAAAACACAATCTATATAAGTGTAATTCAATATTAGGAATGTAATGATTTACAGGGAGTTCGGTAACACTTCGTTCAAAACATCGTGTATCGGTATGGGAACATATTATGATATGAGGTGGGTTTTTAAAACATATCTCGGGATATATGCTGGCAAAGAACAGAAAGAAGACGCGATAAAATCCGGTATTGATTCTGGAATTAATCTCATAGATACTGCAGAACTTTACAGGACTGAAAAAATTATTGCCTCAGCAATCAAGGGGTCTAGGCGCGACGAACTATTTATAGCAACAAAGGTTTTCCCCACCCATCTGTCCCCAAAATCTCTTGAGAAGTCGCTTAACAGAAGCCTGAAGAATCTTGAAACAGATTATATTGATCTATATCAAATCCATTTTCTCAATCCCACTATAGATCTTAAAAAAACTCTGAGGGCCATGGAAAGAATGGTAAATGAGGGCAAAATGAGGTATATAGGGGTTAGCAATTTTTCACTTAACCTCTTAAAAAGGGCGCAGGGAATTCTATCGAAGCACGAAATAACATCTATACAGATAAATTACAATATATTCCATAGAAAGAGCCAGAATGACCTGATTAAATACTGCGAACAAAATCATATAGCAGTAATGGCATATTTCCCACTGGGCCATGGCAAGGTCACACAGAAACAGTACAATGAGTATTTTGACCACGTCAGAAAAACAGTGGGGGACGTACCCAATGCAAATATAGCCCTGGCCTATCTAATCAGCAAAAATCAGAATGTATTCCCGATACCCAGAGCTTCCAACAGGGCTCACGTTACCCAGAATGCTAAATATGCTGACATTATATTGAAAGAAGAGGATATAAAATATCTTGAGGAAAAGTTATAAAATTATGTTTTCTGTTAATCATGTTAACACACATCCTTAGAAGTTACCATCTCGTTGATACTTAAGCTTCCTGGATACAGCCTGATATCCTATTCCGTTTACAGAGCTTTGTGGTCTTGAAGCAATAGCAAATATACACAAAATTATAAAATAAATATAAATAACAGGGTTTGATATTACAATAGAGAGAAATGATAATAGCATTGGTATCATTTATTGGAGGAAGACTAACAGAGGCCAGCAACGATTCTTCCATGGATATGGATGATATGAAAAAAACACTTGCATATGCATTCCTGTATGATTTTCCAGTAAATGTATATACCGGGAATGAAGAATACAGGACCCTTTCCTTACTTTCAATTAAATACAACGCTCGTGGTAATCTCTTCTTCTCCGGCACATATTATTCCAATAACTCCAGAATCAAGAAAAATTTTTCATGGAGAGAGGTGAAAAGAATAGAAATTAATATAGAAAAGGAACCTGATAAATCAGTTTATTAAAATTGTTTATAGAAATAAGATTAATATTCTCTTCTATGGAAATTTCTTCCGTTTCTTGGAGGCCTGCTTCTATTCCTGTTTTGTGGGCCAGACCCCCTATTTTTATTGTAAGATGGCCTTGAATTCCTATGAAAGACTGAATCCCCCGCATTATCTTCACTGTCCCTGAACTGTGAAATAAGATTTCCGTAATTTATATCCGTGTATTCTGTTTCAAGGTTAACATCTATCTTTTCCATTTTTATTTTATTTCTTCTCTGTATACTCTGGATCAATCCACGCTGGTCGGCATCGAATATTGTCATTGCCCTGCCGTCCTTTCCCATTCTTCCTGATCTTCCAACCCTATGGGCGTATGTCTCTGTACTGTCAGGGGCATCAAAGTTTATGATATCTGTTATATTCGGTATATCAAGTCCACGTGCTGCCACGTTTGTTGCTACAAGTATTCCAGAATCCATATGCCTGAAATCATTTATAGATCTCTCCCTGGCATGCTGCTTCATTCCCCCATGTATCAGTATATTGTTGAACCCTGACCTTGACAATATAAGATTCAGCAGGTCTCCAGATCTCTGGGTTTTGACAAATACTATGGCCTTCCTGGAGCCATAGTTATGGATATATGACATCAACGTTGAAAATTTATCAAACTTTTCCGATATAGTGTACAGATGCTTGATAGAATCCGGTATTGTCTCCTCCCCTCCGGCACTTACAAATTCAGGAGACTTCATGAAATTCTTTGCTATGGTTTTCACCTCTGATGGTAGAGTTGCTGATAAGAGTATGGTCTGGTGTTCATCTGAAACAAAGGATATGATTTTCTTTATATCATCTATGAACCCCATGTCCAGCATCAGGTCGGCCTCATCGAGAACCAGGTATTTTACATGGCCCAGTTTAAGGTAACCCTGATTATGCAGGTCAAGTATCCTTCCTGGTGTACCGACAACTATATCAGATCCCGGCAACTGCTCCACCTGCCTGGATATTGAGGCACCTCCATAAACTGTTGTGGACTTTATCCCGGATATCTTTCCGAGCCTTGTAGCGACCCTGTATGTCTGCAGGGCAAGCTCTCTTGTAGGTAAAACTATGAGGGCTTTAACATTTCTTCCCTTCATTGATTCAATGGAATTTAATACTGGCAGGAGATATGCTGCTGTTTTCCCTGAACCTGTTTTAGAACGTATAATCACATCTTTTCCGCTTATTACAACGGGTATTGATTTGTCCTGTATTTCTGTTGGCTCAGTAAATTTCATTAAACTTAATGATTTTTTCAGATTGGCTGATATATTCATATTCTCAAAACTAGACAATTTAAACACTGATAGTATATATTATATTAAGATATATACTTAATTATACTGATTTTTTATGTTAGATTTCATATGTAGTCCTTTCTATTGACAACATTTTTTGGCTTACCGTTTAAATATGCTGATACATTCTGGAAAGCTTTCTTCAGTGGTACAGTCATATAATCTTTCGACAGTCCAGCGACATGTGGTGTGACTATCACGTTATCCGGTATCTTTCCCTCAATTTTCGGTTCTCCCCACCACACATCTGTCAGGAACCATTTGTCAGGATTTTTAGAGAGGTAATCCAGCATATCATCCCTCCTGACAACCTCAGCCCTTCCAACATTCAAAATTATATTACCCCGGAATTTTTTCAGCAGTTCATAATCGATAAATCCATTTGTATACCTGTTAAGTGGAAGTGTTATTGCCATTATATCTGCATTTTCCGGTATGTATAGTTTGTCAGTGGTAAAGATGTCTAGATTATTATCTGAGGGCTCTGTTCTCCCGAATCCAACTGATTTCATTCCGAAAACACTGGCTATTCTGGCCATTTCCCTGCCTATACCGCCATAACCCATAATTCCAAGGGTCTTGCCGTAAAGGGACTCTGAAAGTTCCCTTTCATACTGGCCGTTTCTAATCAATGAGTTTGATTTGCAGATATTTTTGTATTTGGATAAAAGAAGGGCAAAGGCATGCTCCGCTACGGGAATTGACCATGCATCTGCATTGCTGCATACAGTAACGTTTTCCGGTATATCTTTAAAATTTACATGGTTAACACCGGCAGACACACTCTGCATGAATACTGTGTTTCTCCCCACTTCAGGCTTTCCTGCGAAAACCACTATTTCAGCATCATCTGAGAACCCTTTGGTGATTTCACATCCTGTTTCCTTTTCAAGTTCTTTTATAAGGGAATCCGGCACTGACATGGAGGAAAAGTTAACTTGCAAGCTTATTTTCATATCAGTTGAATATTAAAATCCTATTAAAAGATTTTTTATGGGCAGGCATAAACATGTTCTAGCTGTTATTTGTTATACAATTGTTCCTGGCCCCATTAATGCAAAACTTCAATGATGCACCATTAATATTATAAGGTGCTCTTAATAGAAAGCCCCCAACCAATAATGGCAGTACATAACAGGGCTCTGCTGAAGCGTAACAGTAGTATTATTTATGATCCGCATATCGGCGATTGCAGTAATGCATATTCAAATTAATACGTAAAGTTTTAATAATAAACTTCTATATAATTTTATGATAATGAAAGATTCTGAGAGAACAGAATACTTCGACAGAAACGCAATAGAAATCTCAAAAAAATACAAGGGCAAGATACTGACACTTCCAAAGGTTCCTATTACTGGACTTGAGGATTTTTCATCACTTTACACTCCCGGCATTGCTGCAGTTTCAAAGAAAATAGAGGCTGACAAGGAACTTGCTTATGAACTAACAGGCAAATGGAACTCAGTTGCAATTTTAACCGACGGTACAAGGGTTCTTGGCATAGGAAATGTTGGTCCTGAGGCTGCCATACCTGTAATGGAAGGAAAGGCCCTTCTATTTAATTATCTTGGGGGCGTAAATGCAATTCCCATGCCGCTGGTTGTAAAAAATAATGATGAATTCATAGCCACTGCAAAGGCAATACAGCCCTATTTTGGTGGATACAATCTGGAGGATATACAGTCGCCAAGGTGTTTTTTTCTTCTGGAAAGCCTGCAGAAATCTATGGAAATACCTGTATGGCATGATGATCAGCTTGGCACCGCTTCTATAATACTTGCAGGTGCCATTAATGCACTGAAGCTTGTAAATAAGAAAAAAGAAGATGCAAAAATCGTCTTCAACGGCGCTGGCGCGGCTAACATAGCAGCCATATACCTGTTCGAGGCTGCAGGCTTCAGAAAGGAAAACATTATTGCAATAGATTCAAAGGGCATAATAGAGCCGGAAAGGGCGGATATCGATGCCTTAATGTTCAAGAACCCATGGAAATATAAGATTGCACTGGAAACCAACGGAGAGCGTGTTCAGGGAGAACCAGCAAATGCGTTCAAGGGGGCGGACCTTGTTGTATCTGCCTCAATTTCAATCCCCGGGACCATCAAAAATGAATGGGTAGAATCAATGAACAGGGATGCCATAATTTTTGCACTTGCAAACCCATTACCAGAGATATGGCCTGGAGAAGCCAAAAATTCAGGGGCGAAAATTGTTGCAACTGGAAGGGGAGATTTCCCGAATCAGATCAATAATAGCATGGTTTTTCCCGGAGTTTTTAGAGGAGTACTGGATGCAAGATCAAAGGGTGTGAATTTCCAGATCATGGTTGCTGCCTCTCAGGCAATTGCAGATTTTGTTGAAAACCCTACTGAGGACCATATAGTCCCATCCATGGAGGACTTTGACCTCTTCCCCCGGGTTGCATCTGTTGTTGCAAGGAAATGCGTAGAATCTGGCCTGGCAAGAAAATCTGATTCCACCGAGGGATTCTATAGAACAGCATCGGATATTATAACAAAGAATAGAAATATTTACAACAAATTATTTGACATGTAGGTGATCGGCTTGGTTAACATAAGATTAATGGAAAAAAAGGATATAGACGGTGTAATGGAACAGCTATTGAGATTAAAACATTTAAATGAGGAATTTGACCCACTTTTAAAGGTGTCTATTGGAAATGAGAAGGAAATTTCAGAAAAGCTTGGAAGGATTATTGATGATAGGGAGAATCATATTGGCCTCGTAGCAGAGGACGGAAAGCGCCTGGTGGGAATGATCATGTCAGATGTTATTTTCAGGATATATTATGATCCAAAATATGAGGCGAGGATAAGGGAATTCTATGTCATACCAGAATACCGTGGGAAGGGTGTCGGAATGAAGCTCCTGGAAAAGTTGAGAGAACTTGCTTCAGAAAGGAATATTAAAATGATAACGGCAGAATTCCCGTCACTGAACCTCCTTGCCTCAAAATTCTATGAGAGCATTGATTTCAAGGAATTAATAAAAATTTATTCTAAAATCAACTAAAAAATTTTATTTTTTATCCGATAGGGCTATGTATTTCAGGATATTTCCTGTTTTAACATAGTTAAGCTCTGCATTTGTATTTATCAGGGCCTTTCCCTTTATGGATTTGCCGTTTATATTTATGTTAAGAACCTTTCCTATGGATATATCACTAATTCCTTCTATGTTTACTGTTTCATCTCCTTTCAGTGGTGGAAGGCTGTCCACCTGAATCGGAATTATGCCCATATCCACAAGGTTGCTCCTGTGAATCCTCTCAAAGCTTTCTGCTATTACGGCCTTGACTCCCAGAAGTGATGTGACCTTTGCTGCCCAGTCCCTGGAACTTCCTGAACCGTACTGTTTCCCTGCAAATATGACAAGAGGTACATTATTTTCCTTGTATTTCATGGCAGCATCGTAGAAACTCATTACCGTACCATCAGGATAGTATACAGTGTCTCCACCGGTGTGGTCAACCATTAGGTTTCTTATCTTGGGATTGGAGAATCCTCCACGGAGCATGACTTCATGGTTACCACGGCGGGCGCCGAATGTATTCAGTTCAGTGACACCCAGCGAGGTGAGGTATTTCCCTGCTACCGAATCTTTTGCTATGGGGCCTGCAGGCGATATATGATCTGTTGTAATTTTATCACCGAAAATTGCCAGTATTCTTCCATTTTTCACGTCTTTTACAGGATCCATATACATCCATGGGGGCATTTTTATGTAGGAGGAATCATCCTTGAAATCAAATATGGTCCCACCTGTGGATTTCATGGATTCCCAGTTCGAATCACCTCTGAATACATCGCTGTACTCCTTCCTGTATGTATCCGGGTCCATAGCCAGATGGAAATATTCCTTGATTTCCTCAGTGCTGGGCCATATATCCTTTAGGTATACCGGCCTATTTTTATCCATGCCTATTGGGTCTCTGGACAGGTCAATATCAAGTGTACCTGCCAGTGCAAAGGCCACCACTAGCATGGGTGATGCGAGGAATGCACCTGCAATGTATGGATTTATCCTGCCCTCGAAATTCCTGTTTCCACTAAGCACGGCGAATGTTCTTACACCGTATTTCAGTATATCGTCCTGAACCTCAGGTATTAGTGGACCGGCATTCCCTATGCATGTGGTGCATCCATAGCCTACCAGTTCAAAACCAATCTTATTGAGGTATTTCATCAGGCCTGCCTTTTCAAGATATTCTGTTACCACCTTAGATCCAGGTGCAAGGCTTGTTTTTATTGTCTGTGCCGGTACGATGTTATGTTCAACGGCCTTCTTGGCCATTAGGCCTGCTCCCAGAAGCACAAATGGATCAGAGGTATTTGTACAGCTTGTTATGGCGGCCATAACAACAGATCCATTCTTTACCAGCTTTCCGTTACTTCCACCATTTATAAGTTCGTCTATTCTACCCTTTAAATCCTCTATGTTAACCAGTTCATCTGGATTTTTCGGGCCAGCCACTGCACTCTTGATTTCAGAGAGATCTATATCAACAGTTTCACTGTATTTCTTCGGGCCATTATAGAATAATCCCTGTTCCTTAAAGTATTTCTCAACAGACTCTGGATCCCTAGCTGTTCCTTTCAGGTACTTCAGTG of the Ferroplasma sp. genome contains:
- the acnA gene encoding aconitate hydratase AcnA; the encoded protein is MNVKNSTIEINGRKLKYYPLSQLADKYDIDNMPYSFKILLENVLRNYDGVDIDERSIDNIAKMKAGSEMAFKPSRVVFQDYTGVPILVDLAAMREYYLKMKRNPEDVNPATKSDLVIDHSIIVDSFRGDEPIIINMKDEFSRNVERYDFLKWSQQSFKNVRIVPPGHGIVHQINLEYLSSVAVVDNGEIFPESLIGADSHTTMIGGIGVLGWGVGGLEAEASMLNEPYFMTVPEVIGVNLKGKIPTGVTPTDVVLYITKTLRARNVVGKFVEFYGNLSELTAQDRATISNMAPEYGATIGYFPVDSETLKYLKGTARDPESVEKYFKEQGLFYNGPKKYSETVDIDLSEIKSAVAGPKNPDELVNIEDLKGRIDELINGGSNGKLVKNGSVVMAAITSCTNTSDPFVLLGAGLMAKKAVEHNIVPAQTIKTSLAPGSKVVTEYLEKAGLMKYLNKIGFELVGYGCTTCIGNAGPLIPEVQDDILKYGVRTFAVLSGNRNFEGRINPYIAGAFLASPMLVVAFALAGTLDIDLSRDPIGMDKNRPVYLKDIWPSTEEIKEYFHLAMDPDTYRKEYSDVFRGDSNWESMKSTGGTIFDFKDDSSYIKMPPWMYMDPVKDVKNGRILAIFGDKITTDHISPAGPIAKDSVAGKYLTSLGVTELNTFGARRGNHEVMLRGGFSNPKIRNLMVDHTGGDTVYYPDGTVMSFYDAAMKYKENNVPLVIFAGKQYGSGSSRDWAAKVTSLLGVKAVIAESFERIHRSNLVDMGIIPIQVDSLPPLKGDETVNIEGISDISIGKVLNININGKSIKGKALINTNAELNYVKTGNILKYIALSDKK